The nucleotide sequence gaaaaaaaactgttgaaatCTGACATTATTGATTTTGTCTTGACTCATAAGGGCGTTTGCTAAAATCCTGGACTGTAATATCCTctcttatttattaattcataacAAAACTACCCCTAGGAAATTGATACAACCCACATGAACACTTTGCAATGTTGACAGTTATTTTGTAGATCAATCAGCAGGTCGCATAGGACGCACATACTATAGTGAGTTGAAGTTGGGACTTTGGAAGGCCATTCCAGATAAAAAGATCTTTAAAGATTACTTTCTAGGTTGTATATTGGggttttgatttttcttttaaatttaggGCAGATACTTTGATACGTTAAATAACATTgggcaacttttttttaaactaaaatgtatATGCTGAGTCCAAAATTTGCAGTCACAGCTTACGATCTTGTTACTAATTGCAAGAATGCTAGTGTATTTCATAATTCTTCCCATgtcaatatttaaacatttatgaTGAATAAGAGAACAGGAATCTATAGATCAAAAACTTGACATGTAAAAGAATAACAAActtattttctttgttaaaatTAGCTATCAGACCAAAAATGTTTCTTAGTCATTCCACTCTGGAAACGGAAGTGTATAAATAAATCACTAAATTCCCAGAACAAAAGTAGTTATGAATGTGAACAAAGTTTGGCTCACAACTTTGGTCTATTCGTTTCAGCTGCTGGATTCACCCTCCCTTCAGGACATCTCTCTCACTGTGAAGTCACACCAACTTTTGGCTGTAATAGGACCAGTGGGGTCAGGAAAGGTAAGATTAAGTGCAACTATGACTGTTTCATATATTATGCGAATTAACAATGGAAGTGTGGAACAActgaataataaaagaaaaaaaatctagccGAATACTTGCCAAGTAAGGACgagaatcagattttttttaacctctgcaaacattttgttgtatttaattCAGGATAGGaataatattaaatttaaatgtatatattttttgagggGAGATGTGTGAAACCTTTTCCCATAGTTAATATTGTAGTACTCAGTAGTATAAAAtactgaagtattttttttaggtagtccccaatatatatacaagcagGGGGGCCCGTCTTTGCCGGTTccacctgcttgtttagaaccaaaagacaattgttgcgctatcaaaaaaatctcttttgaaaaattgtTATTCAACCATTAAaatattgagtttacacactttcagaagatgaagaaattcaatcactggTCAATTAGGacccgacagccgtttctgaccaccataaaaaaattcaattgtgtacgttgcatggtttggacaaacatagcgagagaatattaacatacacacacataaatccTGCTTTATAAGGGTTATAAATAAAAGACTATTGCTTTAATCTACTCAAAACCAGTGACAGGTGTAATACATTCCCTTCATTGGTCACATGTACCCTTTTCTGCCAGTCGTCGTTGTTGAGCGCCATTCTGGGTGAGCTGTGTCAGGACACCGGAACCTTGATGGTCAGAGGGCAACTCAACTACGCGTCGCAGCAGCCCTGGGTGTTTCCGGGAACCATCCGTAGTAACATCCTTTTCGGGAGAGAGATGGATCACCAGAAATATCAGTGCATATTAAAAGCCTGCGCTCTAAACAAGGTGAATTGAGCTTCTGATTTAATCAAGCTACAGTCTATATTGTAGATTGTCAATTTGGGGAAACATGTCTTTTTTGGTAGTGATATTTTCCCACTATTCTGCTTCGTTTTCTGTTCTCACTTTCATACATGTCAAATTGAAGTTATAAAGATAAAGTTTGTGTGGTTCAAGCTGTTCCATGGTGAATGGTTGGCACAAAATAATTGATATTCCACATGGAAACCAATCCTGGGAATGAGCAATCACAATGATTGATGCAGGAAATTTATCCGAGAACAATAGCATTTTGGGTACATTAAATTTCAACATAACATCAGTGTATAGTGCAAATTATGCTGTGTGTAATGTTTGGCGTGCAGGACCTCGAGTTACTCCCGGATGGAGACCTGACCCTCATCGGCGACAAGGGAGGAACACTCAGTGGGGGGCAGAAAGCTCGCATCAACTTGGCCAGGTGAGAGGACTTTCCATTTGCATCTTGAAACATCCCTGCGAGAGTAATTCTGTCCGTTCTTAGAGCTGTGTATGAGGAAGCAGATATCTACCTCTTGGATGATCCTCTGAGTGCTGTGGATGCTGAGGTTGGAAAATATCTCTTTGAGAAGTGAGCGTCAATCATTCTACTTTGCACTTTATTGGCCATCCGTCCTAAATATTGcttcttgcctttttttttttactaaatcaaaataaaacacacacacacacacactcacacagaaaTTGCTATTCCACTAATGCTAATCCACAACATAGCAATGGCGTAAAAGTTTGACCCTATTTTCCCAAATGTAAATTTTTGACAAGTGTGAGtcttttttcatttcatcagGTGCATATGTGGCCTACTGAAGAACAAGTGTCGCATCCTGGTAACCCACCAACTTCAAAATCTGGTTGCTGTTGATCACATAGTGGTGGTTAAGGAGGTTGGTGTTAATGCTGGTGGTATGTGATTGTCATGAAAAGTGTTTGCACGGGTCTGTAAcaaatatggcatttttttaatagaaaatgaagTCTGCTTCATTTTGATTGTATCTTTGTTCAATTTCATTTTGATACAGATCCTCATATCTCACTTTGTTTTAGTTGTTGTACCTGATCAGGTGGCTGGCTGACTGGTTTTGCTTATTTCTTACTTATTCTAAGGGTCGCATCGTCACCCAGGGTACCTACAATGAGTTGCAGAGCTCGGCTTTGGATGTAGGGTTCCTTGTAAAAAACCAGGACGAACAGGAACATCCATATTTGTCAGACAACTATGAGAACGAATCACTCATTCGAAAGAAGACAAATTACTCAAACAGTTCGCTCCATTCTTTCAACACCCTCCTGCCACCAGACGAAAGTAGCCTTGACTCAAGTCCCGTAAGCAGCAGAATTCCTaattttgcatattttgttgtttttttatttatttaattcactTATCTTACATTGGGactatccttttttttataaccgtattttcacgactataaggcgcacttaaaaatacttaaattttctccaaaatagacagggcaccttataatccagtacgccttatatatggaaaaatgtcattcattgagggtgcgccttataatgcagtgcgccttataatgcagtgcgccttataatgcggtgcgccttacagtcgtgaaaatgcggtaataataattgaatttgttttatatggagaaaaaaacggaatcattgagggtgcgccttataatgcggtgcgccttatagttgtaaaaatacagtacattatgTTTTTACACTTATAACcgcttgactgtttttttttaggttgaaaGTGCACAtaatgaagaggaggaggcccGAGCTGAAGGAAATGTCAGAAGAGACATTTATGTCAAATATTTTACCGCCCACTGTCATCCTGTGGTTTTGCTGGCTATTTTACTGCTCAGTATTATCGCTGAGGTGAGTCAAAACCGACAGTTTAGAAGTATGGAAgtatgaaaataagaaaatagtaAAGATTTTATAGTCCCTGCTCAGCAGATGAATCTGGAGTGCCACGAAAACATCgaaatgttttcttctttttcagaaGGCACTGCTGAGTAATTTTTACAATGGGGCCCCACATTTCATAGAGCTTGAGTATAATATATTATTGTAGTCTGGAGAGGCAATTATTTATAGATCTTCAAATTTGCAGTGCTCTCACATGTTGCTCTAAATGTGCAGAATAAATCGTTTATGTGGTTGAAACAAGCCAGAAAGCAATGAGAAAACATCAAACAAGAGTTGCCGGACTTGGCCTCAAAACATCCAGCTATGTTTTTAAGTCAGCTTTAAAAGTAACATATAATTCTTCCTCTGTAATTCACCAATGTTGTATAAAAATGACTAACCAATTAGCGTACTATTATACAGCAAGAATATTTATCTCAACCAGTTTGAGGGCTTTAAAATGCAGAGATTGTTGTGAGcattacattggaaaaaaaagtgtactttAATAAAAAccttattttcatgactataaggcacacttaaaagtcttaaattttctccaaaatagacagtgtgccttataatccagtgcgccttatatatggaaaaaacagaaaaccaaaaacgaaaaaccaccactgtcgaaaACACAAAtaactgaactgaaacaatactgttaaatatgcagatgacatcttagtttacaaaatattccatcatatagctcctcccccactgcaagattttatacaataaaatccaaaacatcaacaatagctGGCTCCAGAGgggactgtgtagtgagtgcttcatacttggaagtcaatagcaattaccgtattttcacaactataaggcgcacttaaaagtcttaaattttctccaaaatagacagtgcaccttataatacagtgcgccttatatgtggaaaaaaatgtcattcattgaggctgcgccttataatgtggtgcgccttatagtcgtgaaaatacggtagttcaaaGCAAACATTGGAAGATTACACCTGCtggatttgttttttcttttgtaggCTGCATACATTCTACAGGACTGGTGGCTGGTGTTCTGGTGAGTCAATGGCTCGAAGTCTACATACCCATAAATAATCCACATCTCATTTGTTACTTTAGGCCCTAGTTTTGTTACCCGACTAATTTTAGTATGCTTCTCAAACGCAAGACCAACGAAAATGGagtcattattttaatattgtttttaacagGGCCAAAGGAGACCTCAACCAGACCAGCTCAGTTGTGACTGCCACCAAAGAATACAATGTGACCGGCTTACATCAGGGCAACAGTCTAGCATTTTATCTGGGAATTTATTCTGGTCAGTCCACCTattcttggctttttttttgttgggaaaaGTTTGTCTTAAAGTCTAGATACTTACAAAAAGTTGGGTCCATTCAGCTTTGGTATGAATATGtcagatgtcaaaatacatgaagaaGATTGTACAAATGAATTCCCAATTCGTTTGAGAACAGGAATTAATGTGAAAAGTTGTGAGAAATTTAcagctttcctttttttgagaGGAGCAAGTTATGTAAAACGTGAAACATTGAGCAGTCTGACATGTGCTTTCAAATCAAAACCACATGACATATAGGAAGGATTTAAGATTCCTTCTTAAATTTCACTTGGAAACTAAACAACCATAACATTTTTCCAAGAGGTACTAAAGTTTGAAGTTCATCTTGCTGTCACTTTCTATTAGATATGAgaatcatttcaaatcatttgaTTCCTATACATTGTTCATTTGTTTGCTTGCTTCTCTAGCGAGTAGGTTTTCACTCGAAATTACAActaattggtgtttttttgtattgtcttAGCATGTATGTAATGATATGGACAACAAAAATCATCAGAACCATTTTATAACGTAACTCTAATTGCTGAACTCACATCCCTATTTGGTTTGATCTGCAGGTTTGACTGCAGCAGCCGTGATCTTAGGCTATGCCAGGAGCTTGGTAATCTTTCATGGGCTCGTGAGATCCACCCAGATGTTGCATAACCGCATGTTCAGGGCCGTCCTCTGTGCGCCAGTCCGCTTCTTTGATATGAATCCCATAGGTGAACCCTCAGCATCACATCCTTGTTATTTTTGAGCTTTTGACATTCACGGTGTAATTCAACAATGATGATAACATCACTTCAGCGACGAGCTGAAAAAATGTGCttgtttttgaacattttaggAAGGATCCTCAACCGCTTTTCCAAGGATATCAGCCAGATGGACTCCCTGTTACCTCTTACCTTTGTGGACTTTTATCAAGTGAGTAGGTATTCAGGTTTAGCaattgtttcaatttttttttaaatgagcaagACATGCAACACGaatatgatcatgtttcagGACTTTGAATTTTACATTGTAGAAAAACCCATAGAACACAGTGACAttttacccccccaaaaaagtactaTCCtcttgtgtggaatttgcatgttctccccaggtttgcgtgggttttctccaggtactttggtttactcctacattccaaaaacatgcctggtaggctgattggacactctcaattgcccctacgtttgaatgtgagtgtgattggttgtgtgtctacttgtgccctgcgattggctggccaccaattcaggctgtcccctgcatcgtgcccaaagtcagctgggttaggctccagcatcccctgtgacccttttgaggataagcaattaAAGTAAAGAGGTAATATTTGgtttgggtgttttttgggTGTCAGTGAAACAGATTTTCCGCATTTCAGTTTGgttaaatgggggaaaaaaaggtatacTATATGAGTACGTTGATTCACAGGGTATGAATTAAACATGGCAAAATACTGTCATATGCTCAttcataaaacatttttcattcataagtcatgaattgccttaaaatctgaGTGAAATCCGGGTTTATGAAGTTGAATATAATACTATATTCACCAGTATGACTATCAATGATGGATACGCAATGAATGATCTCTTTTGGCACATTTAGTTAAAGtgtaagttttaaaaaaaaattgtatacttGCCACAGCTTTTCTTGCAAAACCTGGGCGTGCTGGCCGTGGCGGCCTCCATcatccctctcctcctcctcggcaTCACTCCCCTGATCTTCATCTTCCTTTACCTGCGACGATACTATCTGGCGACGTCACGGGATATCAAACGCTTGGAATCCACAAGTGTGTTGCCGGCTTTAAAGTTGTTTGCAAACCATCCGAGTAAACTATAACTCAACTCAGTATTTCCTTGCAGCTCGCAGTCCGGTCTTCTCCCATCTTTCATCATCACTTCAGGGCCTGTGCAGCATCCGAGCCTTCAGAGGGGAGGGGAGGTTAATCAAAGCTTTCGACATGCACCAAGACCGACACTCAGGTTCTTGTCTAGTGCATTGCTTTGTTTGCTGGGTTGCTATGGAAAACATGTTGttgaaatgttgttttgattCCAGAGGCATGGTTTCTCTTCCTGATGACCTCTCGTTGGTTTGCCCTACGTCTGGACGGCATTTGCTCCATCTTTATCACCATTGCTACATTTGGGTGCATTTTACTACGAGATGGTAAGGATGTATTCTCTGCTTCATAGTTAGAAATTGTCAGATAGAAATTGTGaggccagctaatcgcagggcacaaggagacggacaactattcacactcgcactcataccaaggggtacttaagaatgttcaaccagccttccctgcatgtttttgggttatGGGAGGAAATAAGAGTACCGTATTTCcccaactataaggcgcacttaaaagtcttaaattttctccaaaatagacagtgcgccttataacccagtgcgccttatatatggaaaaaacagaaaaccaaaaacgaaaaaccaccactgtcggatattaaaaaaatacaaacgcctgaactgaaacaatactgttaaatatgcagatgccatcttagtttacaaaatcttccatcatatagctcctcccccactgcaagattttataccaaaaaaatccaaaacatcaacaatggctggctctagaggtgactgtgtagtgagtgcttcatacctggaagtcaatagcaattattgtattttcacccctataaggcgcacttaaaagtcttaaattttctccaaaatagacagtgcgcctttatatatggaaaaaaatgtcattcattgagggtgcaccttataatgtggtgcgccttatagtcgtgaaaatacggtactccgaGAAAACCCACCTAAGCCTGtgaagaacatggaaactctgCACAGTTCTAATTCTaagttttttgttgtaaaagcCGAGTCTACTGTAAGTCCAATTATTGTGACTTTACATCGGGCTCCACTCTTACGAGTGCCCACGCCCCTACTTTGGCGTAATAAAAACAGTCTTTATGGGCAGTTAagataattcttttttttttttaatgacttttttcgTAGGGCTGGAGGCTGGCGAGGTGGGCCTCGTGCTGACGTACGCCGTCACACTTGTTGGAAACTTCCAATGGACTGTGAGGCAAAGTGCAGAGTTAGAGAACATGGTATGTTGTTTATCACACAAATAGGTTGCTTTTCACCATCTTCACATCTAACGGCATATCCCTAGATGACATCCGTTGAAAGGGTAGTGGAATACACAGAGTTGAAAAGTGAAGGCCCTTGGGTGACCCAGAAACGACCTCCTCCCGATTGGCCCAGTCGAGGCCAGATGACCTTTGAGAATGTACAGTTGTCGTATAGCGCCAACGGGCCTGTCATTCTTAAGGACATTGATGTGAGCTTTTGCTCCAACGAGAAGGTGAGTCATGTCCCATAGTAGCACTCACATTCAATAGAATGCCAAAAAGGAAAAGTGACGCTTTCTGGTGGTTTTACTGGTTAGGTGGGTATTGTGGGTCGAACGGGATCCGGGAAGAGCTCGATGGTGGCAGCACTTTTTCGCCTGGTGGAGCCACGAGGGAAAATCTACATTGATGGGGTGTTGACTTCTGAGTTGGGCCTGCATGACTTGCGCCAGAAGATGTCCATCATACCTCAGGTACACACTcgctgtcactttttttttaaaaatataaatagacatttttaCCATAACCACAGGCTCCTtttaacacattaaaaaaaactcagattCACTTATGGCAATAAAACAATATCATAGGAAAGCATCTTAAACAAGCACTGGAGTGTTAGCTAACAAATTCTTtgtattcatttgaatattCTTAATATTTCTTTGTACAATCAAATTGCCACCTGAATTTTTCTTTAACCAAACCAGTCCTCCAACCAACTGTTTTTTATCAAAAGGCAGAGATTAaaccctgctgcaaaaaaaaatgtaggttaTTGATAATACCACTAAAAATAGTATTGTAATTGCCTATATAAGCACTTATAAAACCCTTACTTCAAAACCAGTGATTACGAGAGATTCTCTGCTGTCAGCAGGAAAAATAGAATATGTTCAAAGTGTCAAAGTACACAAGGCAATGTATTTTCCATGGACACACTGATATTCCACTTGGATAGATAATTTACAATGTTTTGAAATAGCAACTTGGAATCTGCAAAGCATTAACAGAATAGACACAAGCATACTGAACCCATCTATTTGTCTGTTCAGCTGCTAAACTATCCATTGCAGACATACCACCTTAATTCAAGGCTTAGGAACACGATTAGCTAACATAGTAGCCAGAATGAGCAATGATCTGCAAGGACATGAAATTGATACACTATTTGCTTGTTACACAAACTGATTTATCGAATAAATGTAAGAGTAGCGTGTACCTTGTAGCCAGTAACGACCAAATCcatataaatcaataatagaGTGTGAGAAGTGAAACACTTAAGCAATGTGGATTGTACAGTAGAATCGGTGtctgtcattttgttttgtttgttgttctttGTCGTAACAGGACCCGGTACTGTTTACTGATACTGTGAGGAAGAACTTGGATCCTTTTCAACAGCATACAGATGCTGAACTATGGAAGGCTCTGGACCAGGTaaatgtcaaaatttgtcctctgtattttgggaatgttttttgttttgtgtttgtttccaCACACACTTTTATGACCATTTTCCAATGTTACTGACAGGTCCAACTCAAGTACATGGTGGAGGATCTTCCTACAAAATTGGAGACCATTCTAGCTGAGAGTGGCTCCAACTTCAGCGTAGGTCAGAGGCAGCTGATGTGTCTAGCCAGAGCCATCTTGAGGAAGAACCGCATCCTCATCATCGACGAGGCCACCGCCAACGTGGACCCCAGGTGCCACAGACGAGATGTTTTTTTACCTATatgcaatgttccctcaaaaTATCCGTTCGTCTGGGCttaaagacaacctccctgagcgcactgagtaccagtgtgagcgacatcatcattgctcgttgaaggcacaccagtatcacacctgccataagcaggtgcatgtcaatgttccctctaatttttcctgtaaaacatgctgtaaaacacgaaaaacataagagtggacagagctactgctgctggctgccgcgtaaacggcgccatcatggggaaaggagtaaaaaaaagtttggattttatttactgcgcgccatttgattgctgctgtgcagagaagacgagaatagtgcgcaattgcacacCCGCGcttcttagagggaacattgcctatATGTATACAGATCTGTGGCTGGGATGAATACAATTAtaattgtcaacattttttgcaGGACGGATGAGCTGATACAAGTAACCATCCGACGGGAGTTCCGAGATTGCACCGTGTTAACCATCGCCCACCGACTCAACACCATCATAGACAGCGATCGCATCTTGGTGAGTGTTTaactttttataaatgtatattggGCCAAACCACGCACTTGTAATGTATTTTGTTCGCAGGTGCTGGATGAGGGCAGAATACAAGAGTTTGATCGCCCCGTCGATCTTCTTCAGAACAAAGACGGTGCTCTGTACAGGTTGGTTCAGCAGTTGGGTCAGGCGGAGGCTGATGCTTTGTTAGCGGCGGCTAATCAGGTGAGCTAAACTTTGCTACACGCAGTGATCTTCAATACTATTGGTCCTAAAATTTGTGTGCCGATAACAGCCATCGATCGGGATAGCAGACGTACAGCAAGAGAAAAAGACTGAATGAGGTTTGTCAGGACATCCaagaggtgttttttttttcctttttcttgttTAAAGTGTCACTGTTGAGTCAATTGCTCCAAAGTTAGAAGAATTGTCACTGAGACTGCTCAAGTTGACAAGTTTTTGAATGTAACAAAACACTTTATATGTAGATGGAGAAGATATTGAAAGGACAATTACAGTAATATGAAATTAGCCTTTAACAGTGTGGAACAAATCCATAGCGTTTCAGAGTCTGAGTTCTCCTTTACAATCTCAAATCTTCCAGATAGAAGAATGTCCTCAATCAGAGATGCAAACTGAATGGACTCATACTTAAAATTCCATCCATCTGCCATTTTTCAAGTACACAAATGATccaaaaagtacaattttttgTCATTCTGACGGAATTTGAAGAAGTCAACCAGATCTCCGGACAACTCCAAAACACTTGAACTGACATACGTAGTCATGAAACAAAAAATCTCTGTCAATAGACACAACCCAGATGCTAAACACGGAAATGGGAACTTCTAATCACCCTCCAATGGCAACCAACCACAAAAGAACACTCATCTACTGACTAAAAAGAGGCCCAAGGAATGTTTGCTATAGGGATGAATAGTAGAGCCATTCTCTTTTGATAGTGAcatgcatcaaaaaaaaaaaccttccaaaaCCTGACAGTGGAAGTTTTAGGGTCTCAATCCGTCCTTCCCCAGACAATCACTAACCGAAAAATCCCTGGTGCTTATTGTTTACAAATATCATGAAATAGGATATTGGTAAAACTTGTTGATTCTTTTTACTGTTAGTATATTCTATGTTTTGGTACTGAACTGGGAGGGTGGCTCAACATACTATAAGATGTTATGATATGTTTCTCCAAGCTGAACAATTGCTGCAGTTTTTTGATTTGACAGGTTTTAGTAAAACATCAGATGACTAACTACTGCCTGAAATCAGGGGTGTTGACAATGTAAAGGACTTTTGATTGACATGGGTAGAAAATagtcgacttttttttttggtaagggGCCCTAGAGTGATACTTTTCCCTGGGCCCCAAATCCCAGATGGCATTCCTCCCCGCGGTAGTAACAATACAACATCATGTTTAAGTTTAGAGGACCCCCTAGTGGCTCTGATGGCTCTATATAGGAGGAATAGCAAtactttttaattatattattattttatcagcAATAAAATGTAAAGTTCACAATGTCGTAGGATCTGAGGCAagattcaaacccagaaccaTAAGCCCCGGATCAGTGAAAATCAATGTCATGTATACTGTAATCACTGCAATGCATGACAAACATTACtactgatattaaaaaaaaggcgtACCAAAAATGTGGGCATTTCAAAGAATGCTGTGAATATCTCAGAGGACTTTTTGCATTAGTTGCTGTTTCCTTTGTGAATacaccccttttttttatccctaAACCAGATATTTCtcactttcttttgtttttttgtgatttttaaattgataagattttattttctgtcttttaattttttttttattacagctAACCAATTTACTGCTTAATTTAGATTCATCTTGATTTGCATTGTTCACCACATCAAACTTTTTAAGTACAATTTATTTG is from Stigmatopora nigra isolate UIUO_SnigA chromosome 1, RoL_Snig_1.1, whole genome shotgun sequence and encodes:
- the LOC144201482 gene encoding ATP-binding cassette sub-family C member 4-like isoform X1, which produces MFPENTKIRKPNPLANAGFWSQLFLCWVSPLLHLGHKQRLEERDLYTIPSEDESEVLGQDLQRCWDLEVKKATKQLRKPKLGKVLLKCYGKSYAFAGIFAFFMEAIKVIQPLLLGRIIMFFENYDAEDQQSLNSAYSCAAAMCMSTFGLTILQHLYYYFVVRTGMKMRVAVCHVIYCKALRLSSQAMGKTTTGQIVNLLSNDVNRFDEVTLNLHYLWVGPVQAVVIIAFLWQEIGLSCLAGVAILILMMPVQTWFGKLFGIFRSKTAVLTDTRIRIMNEVVSGIRIIKMYAWENPFSHLVTESRRQEINQIMKSSYLRGLNMASFFASSKIVVFVTFLVYALVGNSISASRVFVTVSMYGTIKLTVTLFFPLAIEKLSETIVSVHRIKTFLLLDEMARKKLTLEEKNSNCIEMQRLTCYWDKLLDSPSLQDISLTVKSHQLLAVIGPVGSGKSSLLSAILGELCQDTGTLMVRGQLNYASQQPWVFPGTIRSNILFGREMDHQKYQCILKACALNKDLELLPDGDLTLIGDKGGTLSGGQKARINLARAVYEEADIYLLDDPLSAVDAEVGKYLFEKCICGLLKNKCRILVTHQLQNLVAVDHIVVVKEGRIVTQGTYNELQSSALDVGFLVKNQDEQEHPYLSDNYENESLIRKKTNYSNSSLHSFNTLLPPDESSLDSSPVESAHNEEEEARAEGNVRRDIYVKYFTAHCHPVVLLAILLLSIIAEAAYILQDWWLVFWAKGDLNQTSSVVTATKEYNVTGLHQGNSLAFYLGIYSGLTAAAVILGYARSLVIFHGLVRSTQMLHNRMFRAVLCAPVRFFDMNPIGRILNRFSKDISQMDSLLPLTFVDFYQLFLQNLGVLAVAASIIPLLLLGITPLIFIFLYLRRYYLATSRDIKRLESTTRSPVFSHLSSSLQGLCSIRAFRGEGRLIKAFDMHQDRHSEAWFLFLMTSRWFALRLDGICSIFITIATFGCILLRDGLEAGEVGLVLTYAVTLVGNFQWTVRQSAELENMMTSVERVVEYTELKSEGPWVTQKRPPPDWPSRGQMTFENVQLSYSANGPVILKDIDVSFCSNEKVGIVGRTGSGKSSMVAALFRLVEPRGKIYIDGVLTSELGLHDLRQKMSIIPQDPVLFTDTVRKNLDPFQQHTDAELWKALDQVQLKYMVEDLPTKLETILAESGSNFSVGQRQLMCLARAILRKNRILIIDEATANVDPRTDELIQVTIRREFRDCTVLTIAHRLNTIIDSDRILVLDEGRIQEFDRPVDLLQNKDGALYRLVQQLGQAEADALLAAANQPSIGIADVQQEKKTE